Proteins from a genomic interval of Pseudoalteromonas sp. MEBiC 03607:
- a CDS encoding M28 family peptidase, with the protein MLKRKIITTTGALFSSSLFLVSAAQATTPQYKDQQALHDIANAVSKTRIEQDIQTLVDFGTRHTLSETKSDTRGIGAARRWIKSEFEAISKACGNCLEIIEVKDTISGEKRIPNPVEVVNIVAIQRGQVDANRMVMMSGDIDSRVSDVMDYTSDAPGANDNASGVAGVLESARVLSKYKFNGSIVYAALSGEEQGLFGGKILAKYAQEHNWRVHGVLNNDMIGNSTGINGVTDNTTARIFSEGTRVIETKEQAHKRRFTGGEVDSASRNLARYIDTIADRYIENLDTMLVYRLDRFGRGGHHRPFNDVGFAAVRIMETNENYNQQHQDLRAENGITYGDTIDHVDFAYAAKLTSLNAVTMASMAWAPAPPTGVSISGAVKPSTTLAWHESDDPTVVSYKIYWRYTSEPQWQFSRDVGKVTEATLKNIVIDNYYFGVAAVNKDGIESPVVFPGDVGAFEWPDKSPK; encoded by the coding sequence ATGTTAAAGCGTAAAATAATAACAACAACGGGTGCTTTGTTTAGCTCATCGCTGTTTTTGGTCTCGGCAGCTCAAGCCACAACACCTCAATATAAAGATCAACAAGCTTTGCATGATATTGCAAATGCAGTTTCAAAAACGCGTATAGAGCAAGATATACAAACGCTGGTTGATTTTGGCACTCGCCATACTCTTTCTGAGACGAAATCAGATACACGTGGTATTGGTGCAGCAAGACGTTGGATCAAGTCTGAATTTGAGGCGATTTCTAAAGCGTGCGGAAATTGCCTAGAAATCATCGAAGTAAAAGACACTATTTCCGGTGAAAAGCGTATTCCAAACCCGGTAGAGGTTGTCAATATTGTGGCTATTCAGCGCGGTCAAGTTGATGCGAACCGAATGGTTATGATGTCGGGTGATATTGACTCGAGAGTGTCTGATGTAATGGACTATACCTCAGATGCGCCAGGGGCTAATGATAATGCATCTGGTGTGGCTGGCGTGCTGGAATCTGCGCGTGTTTTATCAAAGTATAAATTTAATGGCTCAATTGTTTATGCAGCTTTATCTGGTGAAGAGCAAGGCTTATTTGGCGGTAAAATTTTAGCTAAATATGCACAAGAGCATAATTGGCGTGTTCATGGTGTTTTAAACAACGACATGATTGGTAATTCAACCGGCATTAATGGGGTAACAGATAACACAACTGCACGTATCTTCTCTGAAGGCACTCGCGTTATTGAAACCAAAGAGCAAGCCCATAAACGCCGTTTTACCGGTGGTGAGGTTGATTCTGCAAGTCGTAACCTTGCTCGTTACATAGATACAATCGCAGATCGCTACATTGAAAATCTGGATACCATGTTGGTATATCGACTCGATCGTTTTGGTCGAGGAGGGCATCACCGTCCATTTAACGATGTTGGCTTTGCAGCTGTGCGTATAATGGAAACCAACGAAAATTATAACCAACAACACCAAGACTTACGTGCTGAAAATGGTATTACCTACGGTGACACCATTGATCATGTTGATTTTGCCTATGCAGCGAAATTAACGTCACTAAATGCAGTGACGATGGCATCAATGGCATGGGCGCCTGCACCACCAACAGGGGTCAGTATTTCAGGTGCTGTAAAGCCAAGTACAACCTTGGCGTGGCATGAAAGTGATGACCCAACTGTGGTTAGTTATAAAATCTATTGGCGTTATACCAGTGAGCCACAATGGCAATTTAGTCGTGATGTTGGCAAAGTCACCGAAGCAACACTGAAAAATATTGTTATCGATAACTACTATTTTGGTGTTGCTGCTGTGAACAAAGATGGAATTGAATCACCGGTTGTATTTCCTGGTGATGTTGGTGCATTTGAATGGCCAGACAAATCACCTAAATAG